The sequence GGACATGAATGTGAACATCCCTAATTCTAAATGGTGCAGAAGCAATGGGAGCAACTAGTTGGCTGATATGTGCCATATGTGGATCCTCAATTCCAAAAATCTCATGTAAGTTAGGTTTAGCAACAGGGGCAGAAGAAATTAAGCAACTCTCAGTAGCTTGTTGACTATTTTGTGATGAAGTCCCTTTCTTTCCTACACGCCTAGTGCCTTTTCCCTACACAACAGTAGTACAAGTAATGAGTATGTGCAGTTGTTATGTTGGTAAGAATATAAAATCAAATTGAAGTTATAAGAAAACTGTACAGCTTTTTTCACTGCTCTTCTTGTTGTCTTCTTAGCAGTGGGGCCAACACCTTCAATCTAAAACATGAGATTAAAACCATTATCATTTAACAAATACAAAATCACAGAACTTGAATTCATATATATCATGACTTATCACTCACAGGTAATTTGCACTCAATCTGCTTCAAGACACTTCAATAATACACCCCCTGCCATATAAAAGCAGGGAGACTTACAGACACAAAAGCACCACAAAAGCATGTTACGAAATCTCATTCAAACCAACATTGTCTACCATGACAACCCACACCAGAGAGACATACGGAACCACATTAAATGGTAGACAAGTTTTTTTATTGAAAAGGAAATAATacttctctgttttttttatAGCTTTACCAGATTACTTAAAAATCCaaaattgaagacattcttTGTCTCCTAAGTGAAAATATTGTCTCCTAAGTGAAAATATCACCTTTGATCATCACATTCTTACAATATAAGCATAAATTAGTTGCATGCATAATGCTACCTGAGATAAAAATCACATACAGTAATCTGGTGGTGGTGCTCCATTCATTTCTTTTAGTCTTAAAACCATTTCCTTCCAGATTCACGAACAACTCCACTATCACCGAGTTCTTCGAGATTTTTCTTCCGATCTGCTGTTTTATGCACAAAAGTATATATTCCCCTGCACAAAGATCAAACAAAGCATATTCGTTCATTTGTGTGTGAACCAATGAATGGAGACAACAAAAACAATTTCCAGGGAAGAGAATAATGTCCCAAGTTAACAATTTGAAGATGCTTAGAATTTTGGTTGTTGAAAACTCCAATATCGCCTCCCAAAGCTTTTATTCAAGATCACTCATGCAATTCATACGCAATCTTATCCACTTGAGATGCTTGAGTTTGAGAGGTTGTACTGATTTGACCTTGCCATATTCCTTGGGCAATCTAAAGTACGTAGAAACCCTTGATTTAAGTGATAGTGAATGTTCAACAATCCCCGATGTGCTGTGGAAGTTGGGACGTTTAATGCATCTCTACCTTCCCTACTGTCACTCCAACCGTAAGCTGCGGTTAGATGGGTTGGGCATGTCCCTAGAGATACTTGGATCATTTCACAGcagattctgcctccctagagaTTTATCCAAACTGACCAATATTCTTAGAGCCTTGAAAGATATTGTCCATGAGAACCTTGAAGACCTGGAGCAATTCATCAACCATTTATCAAACTTGAACCACCTCCGCGTCAGCTCACTTACCATCAAGGTTCATGATTTTGGGATCAACTCCAACAGGCAGAAAGGTATGGCTTTTCTTGAATGAGTGTTGTTCAGCAAGAACATTCATGAAATAGAGATTTGGGGTACTTTATGCAAGCAGTTACCAGTTTACCAACCATCTCACTTGCTTCCTCCCCCTTGCCTCAGTAAGTTAGAGTTGCATGGGTCTGGAGTTGAGGAGGATCCGATGAGAATGCTTGAGACACTTTCCAATTGCAAAAACTAGGTTTGCATGAAGCCTGTTTTGAGGGGAAAGAAATGACATGCCACGCAATGGGATTTCCGCTACTCAAAGTTCTTGAACTTGATTCTTTAAGGAGCTTAGACAAACGGAAGGTGGATGAAGGGGCCATGCCGAAGCTCTCAAGTTTACAGATTAGGCATTGTTAGAAGTTGGAAATGATTCCAGATGGATTAAAATCTTTGACTAtcctaaaagaattaaaacttCTCACCATGCCCAGAGAATTCATAAACAGAGTTGAAGTGGTGAATGGTGAACAAGGACCAGGTTATGATAAAATAAGTCATGTGGCTTCAGATGAAATCCGTTGAGTCATCCAACCTTCCAGCATGAATATATTCTGATTCTAATGCCAGAATTCAGGTACTCATTGCTCAACTTTTACTTCTtcctctaattttttttctcttataatTATTCTGCTTACCCTTCTCACATGTCCCTGTTTCTTTCCACCATAATCTAAAATTGATCAATATGTTGGTTTCTTATTTGAAAAATTTCTCTTGCCCAACCATAAACAGGTCATATATATAAATTCAACTTAAAGTGCACTTTTAAATCTTAGTTGCGTATTTAGGTGTGTAAGTTTGTTTATGATGCCATCTGATGTATTGCCTTTAATTCGTGAACATGACTCAAAGTGCTTTGCTTTCCTCGACTGACTAAATATTATTTCCATCAATGCAATAATATTATTATACAAAAAATTATTTAGGTAAGCTTGTTACAATAATTGCCTGTTACTTTTCCAcaagagggaaaaaaaggaGGCAGAAAAAAGGTCTCTCCTGCCTGGGATGTTTGCTAGCGGTAAATTGGTAATAGTAACAATCAAGCAAACGTTTATCTATTCTTGTAAAACCTATTCCTGAATTTTATAAgattaatatttaattaatttggGCAGAAGAGACATAGGATATTCTTGCTCTAGTCTCGCTGAAGTACTTCCTTAGCAAATGCTAAAATAATGATTTACCCTTGATTACATCAATAATCAGTCACTATGGTTTTAATGTAAaattcaatatcaatggattttTTTGGCAATCACTTAATAACTTACAAATTCACCCTCCATaattttacaaaacaaaaaacaaaattcacacTAAAAAAAAGGCCTATTTagttttgcaaaaaaaaaaagaaaagaaaagaaatgcatGAGCCttgaattgaaaaataaaaggcTCCCTATGCTAGGTCCATTACCTTGCACTTGACAAATATGAGGTTACTGAGCTTGACCTCGCATTTCCCAAATGTGAGATATGaagtaattcttttttttttcatttgcgAATTGAAAATTCATTAGACCACCACATTCAACAAATGCAAAACTCATTCAGTTCGCATTTGTGACCCTTTGGTGGAATTCTACTCTTAAAACATCCCTTTTGTAGAaacttttaaaattcatcatcaaCTTGAAAATTTCTCCTGATCCTGGATTTGATGGTAGAGTGGCTCTACAATTGATGCATGCGTGGGTAGCGCCAATGGTGACGGAAGCCATGGGATCACATCGCTGATGCTCTGCACTATATTGGAGTTTTATATTACCTGATTGCGATGTTGTGTATAATGGTCGTTGCCTCTgtcatcttttatttttgtcgTATAGTCATTTTTACATTAATACGCAGGTCCTTTGAGTGATGGATGATGGAGCCTAGATAATTTGATGTGTCTTTACAGTAGTTTCTATGTAGACTTGAGACATGGTTTTGATGTGTTTTTACGGTAGTTTCTATGTAGACCCGCGACATGGTTTTGGTTTAATGTAGTTTTACAAGTTGGATTATTTTGTGAATGTTTTTGATACTCAATCGGTAAAGCGAAGCAAAGTGTTATGCCAATTCCCTATGTCCTGAAATGGCTTTGTTCTTTCTCAATAAAATGATTATCCAAGATGTCGAAATGGAtaagaaaagattttttttgttgaaagGTTGTAGGATTGTGAGTGGAACTGAAATAGGATTATTAATGCATTGTAAGATTTGGAAAGTGAGTTTTGTGGATGATATGATAGTTAGGAATGCATTGATACAttagagagagaaaaggcaGTTGCAAATGCAAAAACAGTTTCCCTTGAGAGTAATGTGAGAGATGTGGTGTCTTGGATCTAGATGAATGGTACCTCTGTCAGGAAAAGTATGGCTGATGAGGCCTTGGATTCGTTTTAGAAAATGTGTTCAATTGGTTTTCAACCTTATGGGGTTATTATTGTCACGGGTCGCTTGTTTTCCTACAAGCCAACACCCCATGCGACACTAGTACCGTTCAAGACTTAAGCTATGAACGGTTGGCTAGTTTAGCCTAAACCCAAGTATGCGAAAGCGTAAGAGTAGGAGGCCAA is a genomic window of Coffea eugenioides isolate CCC68of unplaced genomic scaffold, Ceug_1.0 ScVebR1_1521;HRSCAF=2384, whole genome shotgun sequence containing:
- the LOC113755489 gene encoding probable disease resistance protein At1g58390, whose translation is MSQVNNLKMLRILVVENSNIASQSFYSRSLMQFIRNLIHLRCLSLRGCTDLTLPYSLGNLKYVETLDLSDSECSTIPDVLWKLGRLMHLYLPYCHSNRKLRLDGLGMSLEILGSFHSRFCLPRDLSKLTNILRALKDIVHENLEDLEQFINHLSNLNHLRVSSLTIKVHDFGINSNRQKDGLKSLTILKELKLLTMPREFINRVEVVNGEQGPGYDKISHVASDEIR